A stretch of DNA from Stutzerimonas stutzeri RCH2:
GAGCTGTCCTGCTTGGCGAGGTACTCGCCGCTGGTGGCGTTCAGCCGCACGTCTACGGAGTGCTGGCGGAAGGCGTGAACCTTGGCCTGGTCGGCAGGATCGAGGAGGCCGGCAGCGATGCAGGCACGTTCCCACAGCTCGACCAGGCGTGCACGGATTTCCTGGCCCATCTTGGGATCTACGAGCCACAGCTCGTGGGTGTGAGGGTGCCAGCCGTTGGCGAGGCCGTGGGTCACTTCCAGGGAGCGAACGAGGCCCTGGAAGCCGATGGAGGCCTTGAGCTTGGTGAAGGGGCTGCCACGGCGGAAACGCTTGAAGGCGTCGGCTTGGCGCTCCAGGAGGTCGCCCAGGGAGTCGAAACCGGTGTGGGGGAAGGTGAACGTAACCATGATCGCCTGGAGGCCCTGACCCTCTGCCCATTCGACCAGGTGCTCCAGTTCCAGCCGGCGACGCTCCTGGATCTTGGCAGCACAGACCGGGCAAGCCCAAACACTGCCGCAGGTGGCCAGGTTGCGATAGTTGGCCGGCAGGCCCTCGGTGTGCCTGACCTCGACCATGCAACT
This window harbors:
- a CDS encoding protein rep, coding for MLPDVQFPGEVFRTFDCRHVRTSCMVEVRHTEGLPANYRNLATCGSVWACPVCAAKIQERRRLELEHLVEWAEGQGLQAIMVTFTFPHTGFDSLGDLLERQADAFKRFRRGSPFTKLKASIGFQGLVRSLEVTHGLANGWHPHTHELWLVDPKMGQEIRARLVELWERACIAAGLLDPADQAKVHAFRQHSVDVRLNATSGEYLAKQDSSRKWGITHEVAKATSKAGKAKGVHPHEFLIRMAKGDESRYFEYLEAMKGKRQLFWSPGLKARCGLDDISDDDAALGGDDLDHLGNLNQDEWDFIRRRRLAAQVLDAAELGGFDLILRYLKRQGYKPPDFGTTSADQDEHRYPGLAPFS